One Brassica oleracea var. oleracea cultivar TO1000 chromosome C7, BOL, whole genome shotgun sequence genomic window carries:
- the LOC106301515 gene encoding probable carboxylesterase SOBER1-like isoform X2, with amino-acid sequence MARTFVLWLHGLGDSGPANEPIKSLFKSPEFMNTKWLFPSAPPNPVSCNYGMVMPSWFDIRELPLTAGSPNDESSVLEAVKNVHAIIDKEIAGGIKPENLYICGFSQGGALTLASVLLYPKTLGGGAVFSGWVPFNSSIINQFTKDAIKTPILWSHGIDDKTVLFEAGQAALPFLQQAAVTCEFKAYPDLGHSISIEELQYLESWIKQRMQSSSSSS; translated from the exons ATGGCTCGAACCTTCGTCTTGTGGCTTCACGGGCTTGGAGATTCCGGACCTGCCAACGAACCCATCAAGTCACTTTTCAAGTCTCCCGAGTTTATGAACACTAAGTGGCTCTTCCCATCAGCTCCTCCAAATCCAGTCTCCTGCAATT ATGGTATGGTGATGCCTTCTTGGTTTGACATCCGTGAGCTTCCTCTTACGGCG GGATCTCCAAATGATGAAAGCAGCGTGCTTGAAGCAGTTAAGAACGTTCATGCCATTATAGACAAGGAGATTGCTGGAGGAATAAAGCCAGAAAACTTGTATATCTGTGGATTTAGCCAAGGAG GGGCATTAACCTTGGCTAGTGTTCTGCTTTATCCTAAAACTCTTGGAGGAGGTGCAGTCTTTAGCGGATGGGTTCCGTTCAATTCTTCAATCATCAACCAGTTTACCAAAGATGCTATAAAG ACACCAATCTTGTGGTCTCATGGGATTGATGACAAGACTGTACTATTCGAAGCTGGTCAAGCAGCTCTTCCTTTCCTTCAACAAGCTGCTGTCACTTGTGAATTCAAG GCTTATCCAGATCTTGGACACTCAATCAGTATTGAGGAGCTTCAGTATCTGGAGTCATGGATCAAACAAAGGATGCAGAGTTCGTCTTCTTCTTCTTAA
- the LOC106301515 gene encoding probable carboxylesterase SOBER1-like isoform X1 codes for MRTSTLTKPIVLLSIALLSTVLFFAFFFENKPYSSLSSSPSSSDTMARTFVLWLHGLGDSGPANEPIKSLFKSPEFMNTKWLFPSAPPNPVSCNYGMVMPSWFDIRELPLTAGSPNDESSVLEAVKNVHAIIDKEIAGGIKPENLYICGFSQGGALTLASVLLYPKTLGGGAVFSGWVPFNSSIINQFTKDAIKTPILWSHGIDDKTVLFEAGQAALPFLQQAAVTCEFKAYPDLGHSISIEELQYLESWIKQRMQSSSSSS; via the exons ATGCGAACAAGCACATTGACGAAACCGATCGTTCTCCTCTCGATCGCACTGTTAAGCACCGTGCTCTTCTTCGCATTCTTCTTCGAGAACAAGCCTTACTCATCTTTATCATCATCTCCCTCTTCTTCAGACACCATGGCTCGAACCTTCGTCTTGTGGCTTCACGGGCTTGGAGATTCCGGACCTGCCAACGAACCCATCAAGTCACTTTTCAAGTCTCCCGAGTTTATGAACACTAAGTGGCTCTTCCCATCAGCTCCTCCAAATCCAGTCTCCTGCAATT ATGGTATGGTGATGCCTTCTTGGTTTGACATCCGTGAGCTTCCTCTTACGGCG GGATCTCCAAATGATGAAAGCAGCGTGCTTGAAGCAGTTAAGAACGTTCATGCCATTATAGACAAGGAGATTGCTGGAGGAATAAAGCCAGAAAACTTGTATATCTGTGGATTTAGCCAAGGAG GGGCATTAACCTTGGCTAGTGTTCTGCTTTATCCTAAAACTCTTGGAGGAGGTGCAGTCTTTAGCGGATGGGTTCCGTTCAATTCTTCAATCATCAACCAGTTTACCAAAGATGCTATAAAG ACACCAATCTTGTGGTCTCATGGGATTGATGACAAGACTGTACTATTCGAAGCTGGTCAAGCAGCTCTTCCTTTCCTTCAACAAGCTGCTGTCACTTGTGAATTCAAG GCTTATCCAGATCTTGGACACTCAATCAGTATTGAGGAGCTTCAGTATCTGGAGTCATGGATCAAACAAAGGATGCAGAGTTCGTCTTCTTCTTCTTAA